The proteins below are encoded in one region of Paracoccus methylovorus:
- a CDS encoding DUF2274 domain-containing protein translates to MTKLKLGPIADDTPVKLTVELPAGLHRDLVLYGELLGRSGGQGPVAPQKLIVPMLERYLASDRGFAKARRSVNAGRQPGG, encoded by the coding sequence ATGACCAAGCTGAAGCTGGGGCCGATTGCCGACGATACGCCCGTGAAGCTGACCGTCGAACTACCGGCCGGCCTGCACAGGGATCTGGTGCTGTACGGTGAGTTGCTCGGCCGCAGCGGCGGGCAGGGGCCGGTCGCGCCGCAAAAGCTCATTGTGCCGATGCTGGAACGATACCTCGCCTCGGATCGCGGCTTTGCCAAGGCGCGGAGGAGTGTCAATGCCGGGCGTCAACCGGGCGGCTGA
- a CDS encoding Mu transposase domain-containing protein, with product MPGVNRAADPLSLAVLRRQDPRKAEQAAQGRIVFARWADRAEGQGLCRERSEGGAWEARTSCRFAGERQPFAQGNELHPFLASRDLVRKVSSDCSVEVDGNAYSVPWRLIGERVAVTVTGPELRVEHAGREVARHMLRTGQYGRVAAGVLYPFFGILLSQIIAAAAMALSSVSVIANASGCGG from the coding sequence ATGCCGGGCGTCAACCGGGCGGCTGATCCGTTAAGCCTTGCTGTCTTGCGCCGACAGGATCCGCGCAAGGCTGAGCAAGCGGCACAGGGCAGGATTGTCTTTGCGCGGTGGGCAGACCGCGCAGAAGGGCAGGGGCTCTGTCGCGAGCGGTCGGAAGGCGGCGCCTGGGAAGCTCGCACCAGTTGTCGCTTCGCTGGTGAGCGTCAGCCCTTTGCCCAGGGCAACGAGTTGCATCCCTTCCTGGCCAGCCGGGACCTGGTGCGCAAGGTGAGTTCGGACTGTTCGGTGGAAGTCGACGGTAACGCCTATTCCGTCCCGTGGCGCCTGATCGGCGAGCGCGTTGCGGTGACAGTCACCGGCCCGGAGCTTCGCGTCGAGCATGCCGGCCGGGAGGTGGCCCGTCACATGCTGCGCACGGGTCAGTACGGGCGCGTCGCGGCCGGCGTGCTGTATCCGTTCTTCGGCATCCTGCTGTCACAGATCATCGCGGCAGCCGCCATGGCGCTGTCGTCGGTCAGCGTGATCGCGAATGCGTCCGGTTGCGGGGGGTGA
- the trbL gene encoding P-type conjugative transfer protein TrbL, whose protein sequence is MGGTEVIDNFLAVFTSYIDSGFGLLGAEVAFIATTLIVIDVTLAALFWAWGAEDDILARLVKKTIFVGVFAWLITNWNSLARIVFDSFAGLGLMASGTGFSAADLMRPGRVAQTGLDAGRPLLESISDLMGWVAVFENLIQILCLFFAWALVILAFFILAVQLFVTLIEFKLTTLAGFVLIPFGLFGKTAFMAERVLGNVVSSGIKVLVLAVIIGIGSTLFSQFTDGFGGVAPTVDDAMAIVLAALSLLGLGIFGPGIANGLVSGGPQLGAGAAVGTGLAIGGAAMAAGGGTMLAARAGGMALSGGAATVRTGATAAGAASTAYRLGSMGHSGAGGIASGMGGIASATGSAAISPLRRMVGKAAGGIKSSYASGAKGSFATTGGSSTMGTDGGNLSIAGTDASMPDGAPQWAQKMRRGQALSRGLSIAGHAIRSGDNHAGGASINLSERNR, encoded by the coding sequence ATGGGCGGCACCGAGGTCATCGACAATTTCCTGGCGGTCTTCACCAGCTATATCGACTCTGGCTTCGGGTTGCTGGGCGCTGAGGTCGCCTTCATCGCCACCACCCTGATCGTCATCGACGTGACCCTGGCCGCGCTGTTCTGGGCCTGGGGCGCCGAGGACGACATTCTGGCGCGCCTGGTGAAGAAGACCATCTTCGTCGGCGTCTTCGCCTGGCTGATCACCAACTGGAACAGTCTCGCCCGCATCGTCTTCGACAGTTTCGCCGGTCTCGGGCTGATGGCCTCCGGCACCGGGTTCTCGGCCGCCGATCTCATGCGCCCCGGCCGCGTCGCCCAGACCGGGCTCGACGCCGGCCGGCCGCTGCTGGAATCCATCTCCGATCTGATGGGCTGGGTCGCGGTGTTCGAGAACCTCATCCAGATCCTGTGTCTGTTCTTCGCCTGGGCGCTGGTGATCCTGGCCTTCTTCATCCTCGCCGTGCAGCTCTTCGTCACCCTGATCGAGTTCAAGCTGACGACACTCGCGGGTTTCGTGCTGATCCCCTTCGGCCTCTTCGGCAAGACCGCCTTCATGGCCGAGCGTGTGCTCGGCAATGTCGTGTCCAGCGGTATCAAGGTGCTGGTCCTGGCGGTGATCATCGGCATCGGTTCGACGCTCTTCTCGCAATTCACCGATGGTTTTGGCGGGGTCGCCCCCACGGTTGACGACGCCATGGCCATCGTGCTGGCGGCGCTGTCGCTGCTCGGTCTCGGCATCTTCGGGCCAGGCATCGCCAATGGGCTCGTCTCCGGTGGTCCGCAGCTTGGTGCCGGCGCCGCCGTCGGCACCGGCCTCGCCATCGGGGGTGCGGCAATGGCCGCGGGCGGCGGCACGATGCTCGCGGCCCGTGCCGGCGGCATGGCACTGTCTGGCGGTGCCGCCACCGTCCGGACCGGCGCGACGGCGGCGGGCGCAGCCTCGACCGCCTACCGGCTCGGTTCCATGGGCCATTCCGGCGCCGGTGGCATCGCCTCCGGCATGGGCGGCATCGCCAGTGCCACCGGATCGGCGGCAATCTCGCCCCTGCGCCGCATGGTCGGAAAGGCCGCTGGCGGCATCAAGTCCAGCTATGCCTCCGGCGCAAAGGGCAGTTTTGCGACCACCGGCGGCTCCTCCACCATGGGCACGGACGGTGGCAATCTCTCCATCGCAGGCACCGACGCTTCCATGCCTGATGGTGCGCCCCAATGGGCCCAGAAGATGCGTCGGGGACAGGCGCTTAGCCGTGGGCTCTCGATTGCCGGCCACGCCATCCGCTCCGGCGACAACCATGCCGGCGGCGCCTCGATCAATCTTTCCGAAAGAAACCGCTGA
- the copM gene encoding CopM family metallochaperone — translation MKRTAIALSVGLAAGLPAAALAQAGHDAHHPARQLQEQAAPPASPTMPMSGMPEQYRTMMQAMPAECMNAMQQMMQGGMMHGAADASKAAETAPADGNVPDFTRAYVDAMDAMHGPMMEGVMADDSDTAFVRSMIPHHRGAIDMARIVQQHGDDPQTRAWAEQIIAAQEREIAEMQAWLKEKAHPGAIDFGQTGGTVWSADEGGSSVSAIDLGTGTVTTMPIPVAPHNVDLTPDARFLLAVGTPAGGNHGDGHDHAGSDTAGLLVMLDPQDLSTPPATVEVGAHPAHVVADRQGRAFVSLSGSNEVVVVDLAQGAAARVKTGAYPHGLRLSPDGAELYVANVEDESVSVLDTASLTEAARIPVGTAPVQVGFTPDGSQVYVSLRDENRVAVIGTATREVTGRIEVGPNPIQMIATPDGKQIYVANQGTEAAPNDTVSVIDTATSEVAGTLKTGPGAHGVSASADGAFVFVTNIADDSVSVINVARQEVLGSVPVGDRPNGIVYGSSS, via the coding sequence ATGAAACGAACCGCAATCGCCCTTTCCGTTGGCCTCGCAGCCGGGCTGCCCGCCGCTGCCTTGGCCCAGGCCGGGCATGACGCCCACCACCCTGCACGGCAGCTTCAGGAACAGGCCGCACCGCCCGCCTCTCCGACGATGCCGATGTCAGGCATGCCGGAACAATATCGGACCATGATGCAGGCCATGCCTGCCGAGTGCATGAACGCCATGCAGCAGATGATGCAGGGCGGCATGATGCATGGTGCGGCCGATGCTTCGAAGGCTGCTGAAACGGCGCCAGCCGACGGGAACGTTCCCGACTTCACCCGCGCCTATGTGGATGCCATGGACGCGATGCACGGGCCGATGATGGAGGGCGTCATGGCCGATGACTCAGACACGGCCTTCGTGCGGAGCATGATCCCGCATCATCGGGGCGCAATCGACATGGCCCGGATCGTGCAGCAACATGGCGATGATCCGCAGACCAGGGCATGGGCCGAGCAGATCATCGCCGCACAGGAGCGCGAGATTGCCGAGATGCAAGCCTGGCTGAAGGAGAAGGCCCACCCTGGGGCCATCGACTTCGGCCAGACCGGTGGGACCGTGTGGTCCGCCGATGAAGGCGGCAGTTCCGTCAGCGCCATCGATCTGGGCACCGGGACGGTGACCACGATGCCGATCCCGGTGGCGCCCCACAACGTCGATCTGACGCCGGACGCGCGCTTCCTGCTGGCGGTCGGAACCCCGGCCGGTGGCAACCATGGTGACGGGCACGACCATGCGGGCAGCGATACCGCGGGCCTTCTGGTAATGCTTGATCCGCAGGACCTGTCGACGCCCCCGGCCACGGTCGAGGTGGGCGCGCATCCCGCCCATGTGGTGGCCGACCGGCAGGGCCGCGCCTTCGTCTCGCTGTCGGGCAGCAATGAGGTCGTGGTGGTTGATCTGGCGCAGGGTGCTGCCGCCCGCGTCAAGACTGGCGCCTATCCGCATGGGCTGCGCCTCAGCCCTGATGGGGCTGAACTTTATGTTGCCAATGTCGAGGACGAGTCGGTCTCGGTCCTCGACACGGCCAGTCTCACCGAAGCGGCACGCATCCCGGTGGGCACGGCGCCGGTTCAGGTCGGCTTCACCCCTGACGGCAGCCAGGTCTATGTCTCGCTACGCGACGAGAACCGCGTGGCAGTGATCGGCACCGCGACGCGCGAGGTCACGGGCAGGATCGAAGTCGGTCCAAATCCGATCCAGATGATCGCAACCCCAGATGGCAAGCAGATCTACGTCGCCAACCAAGGGACCGAAGCCGCGCCGAACGATACCGTGTCGGTGATCGACACGGCGACCAGCGAGGTTGCCGGGACGCTGAAAACCGGTCCCGGCGCGCATGGTGTGTCGGCTTCGGCAGACGGCGCCTTCGTGTTCGTGACCAATATCGCGGACGATAGCGTCTCGGTCATCAATGTTGCGCGCCAGGAGGTGCTCGGATCGGTGCCGGTGGGCGACCGCCCGAACGGAATCGTCTATGGGTCGTCGAGCTGA
- the trbJ gene encoding P-type conjugative transfer protein TrbJ, translating into MQRPVSHIASSTALVLALAAPLALTPMLTNPAHAFFGGFGRIVYDPTNHAENLLTAARTLEQINNQIASLQNEAQMLINQARNLASLPHSSLQQLQQNVSRTQQLLDEAQNIAFEVQQVDQAFEREYGTPDLSMSEQQLLTDARTRWTNTMGGLQDAMRVQAGVTGNIEAQRAEMATLVEQSQGATGALQASQAGNQLLALQSQQLSDLTALLAATGRADALVEAERAAAAEQGRIQRERFLTPGTGYQPGNARMFNN; encoded by the coding sequence ATGCAACGCCCCGTTTCCCACATTGCCAGCAGCACCGCTCTAGTTCTTGCGCTGGCGGCACCGCTGGCGCTCACTCCCATGCTGACCAACCCGGCCCATGCCTTCTTTGGTGGCTTCGGCCGTATCGTCTACGACCCCACCAACCATGCCGAGAACCTGCTGACCGCCGCGCGGACGTTGGAGCAGATCAACAACCAGATCGCCTCGCTGCAGAACGAGGCTCAGATGCTGATCAACCAGGCCCGCAATCTTGCCAGCCTGCCGCACAGCTCGCTGCAGCAGTTGCAGCAGAACGTCAGCCGCACCCAGCAGCTTCTGGACGAGGCCCAGAACATCGCCTTCGAAGTGCAACAGGTCGATCAGGCGTTCGAGCGGGAATACGGCACACCCGATCTCTCGATGTCCGAGCAGCAACTGCTGACCGACGCCCGCACCCGCTGGACCAACACCATGGGCGGCTTGCAGGACGCGATGCGCGTTCAAGCCGGCGTCACCGGCAATATCGAGGCGCAGCGTGCCGAGATGGCTACGCTGGTCGAGCAGAGCCAGGGCGCCACAGGGGCGCTTCAGGCCAGCCAGGCCGGCAACCAGCTGCTGGCCCTGCAATCCCAACAGCTCTCCGACCTCACCGCGCTTCTCGCCGCTACCGGCCGGGCCGATGCGCTGGTCGAGGCCGAGCGGGCAGCGGCGGCCGAGCAGGGCCGCATCCAGCGCGAGCGCTTCCTGACTCCGGGCACCGGCTACCAGCCCGGCAATGCCCGGATGTTCAACAACTGA
- the trbK-alt gene encoding putative entry exclusion protein TrbK-alt, translated as MEGTTMARLIAILLLAIVMTVTLFRMDRSGDLPTPPGRQVQPQAEDPLREGQRRCQRMGEAAAEDIECLRVWAETRDRFLGQAPEPVAPDTPTTAKGR; from the coding sequence ATGGAGGGCACGACGATGGCCCGGCTGATTGCCATCCTGTTGCTAGCGATCGTCATGACCGTCACGCTGTTCCGCATGGACCGGAGCGGCGACCTGCCGACCCCGCCCGGCCGGCAGGTTCAGCCACAGGCCGAGGATCCGCTGCGCGAGGGCCAGCGCCGTTGCCAGCGCATGGGCGAGGCGGCGGCCGAAGATATCGAATGCCTGCGCGTCTGGGCCGAGACCCGTGATCGTTTCCTCGGGCAGGCGCCTGAACCGGTGGCCCCGGACACGCCCACGACCGCTAAAGGGCGGTAG
- a CDS encoding TrbI/VirB10 family protein yields MSDRDTATASMRLRAEPPRVTRLSRKVLAGMAAISALGISAALIYALQGKDVERTGEELFSTENRATADGLAKLPRDYSGPALGPALPGDLGRPILNARNRGEPVPAPSRPAVTAPGMDTAEQQRLAEEEAARLSGVFFQGGSRATTTSDMGAGGAGLSSAGTGSVGQPQTGGPQDRHVAFLGAAADRVTVAPDRVEPSASPYVLQAGSVIPAALITGIRSDLPGQIIAQVTQPVHDSPTGSILLIPQGTRVIGEYDAGVTFGQRRVLLVWNRLIFPDGRSLVLEGLPGADAQGFAGLEDGVDHHWWDLMKAAGLSTLLAVGTELAAGDEDDRLVRAIRDGAQDTVDQAGQQIVQRQLQVAPTLTIRPGFPVRVLVGRDLVFEQAGG; encoded by the coding sequence ATGAGCGACAGGGACACCGCCACCGCGTCGATGCGCCTGCGCGCCGAGCCGCCGCGCGTCACCCGACTGTCGCGCAAGGTGCTGGCGGGTATGGCCGCGATCTCCGCTCTCGGCATCAGCGCGGCGCTGATCTATGCCTTGCAAGGCAAGGACGTGGAACGAACCGGCGAGGAACTGTTCTCCACTGAAAACCGCGCCACCGCCGACGGGCTGGCGAAACTGCCGCGCGACTATAGCGGTCCCGCCCTGGGCCCGGCGCTGCCCGGCGATCTCGGCCGCCCGATCCTCAATGCACGCAATCGCGGCGAGCCGGTGCCGGCGCCTTCCAGGCCCGCCGTCACCGCACCCGGCATGGACACGGCGGAGCAGCAGCGGTTGGCGGAGGAAGAGGCGGCAAGGCTCAGTGGCGTCTTCTTTCAGGGGGGATCGCGTGCAACGACAACATCGGATATGGGTGCGGGAGGCGCAGGACTGTCGTCCGCCGGGACCGGTTCCGTCGGACAGCCGCAAACCGGAGGGCCACAGGACCGGCATGTGGCCTTCCTCGGCGCGGCCGCCGACCGGGTGACGGTGGCCCCGGATCGCGTCGAGCCGTCGGCCTCGCCCTATGTCCTGCAGGCCGGCTCGGTGATCCCGGCGGCGCTGATCACCGGCATTCGCTCCGACCTGCCCGGCCAGATCATCGCCCAGGTCACCCAGCCCGTCCATGACAGCCCCACCGGCTCGATCCTGCTGATCCCGCAGGGTACGCGGGTGATCGGCGAATACGATGCCGGCGTCACATTCGGCCAGCGCCGCGTGCTGCTGGTCTGGAACCGGCTGATCTTTCCCGACGGCCGCTCGCTGGTGCTGGAGGGCCTGCCGGGCGCCGATGCGCAGGGCTTTGCCGGGCTGGAGGACGGTGTCGACCACCACTGGTGGGATTTGATGAAGGCCGCCGGACTGTCGACGCTGCTGGCGGTCGGCACCGAGCTCGCCGCCGGCGACGAGGACGACCGGCTGGTACGCGCCATCCGCGACGGCGCCCAGGATACCGTCGACCAGGCCGGGCAGCAGATCGTCCAGCGCCAGCTGCAGGTCGCGCCCACGCTGACCATCCGGCCGGGGTTCCCAGTCAGGGTTCTCGTGGGTCGGGATCTTGTGTTCGAGCAGGCAGGAGGATGA
- the trbF gene encoding conjugal transfer protein TrbF, whose amino-acid sequence MNIFRRPATHYGKTPEPETPYQKAAQAWDERIGSARVQAGNWRLMAFACLFLAAGFAAALVWQSARGTVVPWVVQVDDLGQAQAVAPAAADYRPTDPQIAWHLGRFIEQVRSIPADPIVVRQNWLRAYEFTTDRGAAALNEYARTNDPFTKVGRQQIAVEVSSVIRASPDSFRVAWTERHYENGQLSTTERWTAILTVVIQPPRSAERLRANPLGIYVNAVNWSREMSQ is encoded by the coding sequence ATGAACATTTTTCGACGCCCTGCGACCCATTACGGCAAGACGCCCGAGCCGGAAACGCCCTATCAGAAGGCCGCACAGGCATGGGACGAGCGCATCGGCTCGGCCCGCGTGCAGGCCGGGAACTGGCGCCTCATGGCCTTTGCCTGCCTGTTCCTCGCCGCCGGTTTCGCCGCGGCGCTGGTCTGGCAATCGGCGCGCGGCACCGTGGTGCCATGGGTGGTGCAGGTCGACGATCTCGGTCAGGCCCAGGCCGTCGCACCGGCCGCGGCCGATTATCGCCCGACCGATCCGCAGATCGCCTGGCATCTCGGCCGCTTCATCGAGCAGGTCAGAAGCATCCCGGCCGATCCCATCGTCGTGCGCCAGAACTGGCTCAGGGCCTACGAGTTCACCACCGATCGCGGTGCGGCGGCGCTGAACGAATATGCCCGCACCAACGACCCCTTCACGAAGGTCGGGCGCCAGCAGATCGCCGTCGAGGTTTCCAGCGTCATCCGTGCCTCGCCCGACAGTTTCCGGGTCGCCTGGACCGAGCGGCATTACGAGAACGGCCAACTGTCTACAACGGAGCGCTGGACCGCGATCCTGACCGTGGTGATCCAGCCCCCGCGCAGCGCCGAGCGGCTGCGCGCCAATCCACTCGGCATCTATGTCAATGCCGTCAACTGGTCACGAGAGATGTCGCAATGA
- the trbG gene encoding P-type conjugative transfer protein TrbG: protein MIRMVYRPALPALLLAAAALAGCASNQTPQFSYDNDVPPLPSPPATAPADPAPKPLHLPPGWIPARGGGTAETPEGRVTNANAAARVEPRREGYYNAIQVYPWSEGALYQIYAAPGQITDIVLEPGERLTGASPIAAGDTARWIIGDTESGSGNSRRVHVLVKPTRPEISTNLVIATDRRRYLLELRADEETWMPAVSWHYPGSSAAVAQRRAVPAAPMIPAAAARNHRYGLQVQGTSPPWRPISVFDDGRRVHVVFPPGIAQGEMPPLFVLGPDGAPEIANNRVHGNVLIVDRLFGVAELRLGAGKRQQVVRIHRLQPAQGRVPS, encoded by the coding sequence ATGATCCGCATGGTTTACCGTCCCGCCCTGCCCGCCCTGCTTCTCGCGGCCGCCGCTCTCGCCGGATGCGCCAGCAACCAGACGCCGCAGTTCAGCTATGACAACGATGTCCCGCCCCTGCCGTCGCCTCCCGCCACCGCTCCCGCTGACCCGGCCCCGAAACCGCTGCATTTGCCGCCGGGCTGGATACCGGCGCGGGGCGGAGGAACCGCGGAGACGCCCGAAGGCCGCGTCACCAATGCCAATGCCGCCGCGCGCGTGGAGCCGCGCCGCGAAGGCTATTACAATGCCATCCAGGTCTATCCATGGTCGGAAGGCGCGCTCTATCAGATCTATGCCGCGCCCGGACAGATCACCGATATCGTGCTGGAGCCGGGCGAGCGCCTGACCGGCGCCAGCCCCATCGCCGCCGGTGACACCGCCCGCTGGATCATCGGCGATACCGAGAGCGGCAGCGGCAACAGCCGCCGCGTGCATGTGCTGGTCAAGCCGACCCGGCCCGAGATCAGCACCAATCTGGTCATCGCCACCGACCGGCGCCGCTATCTGCTGGAACTGCGCGCCGACGAGGAGACCTGGATGCCGGCGGTGTCCTGGCACTATCCCGGATCGTCGGCAGCGGTCGCGCAGCGTCGCGCCGTGCCTGCCGCGCCTATGATCCCGGCCGCTGCCGCGCGCAACCATCGCTACGGCCTGCAGGTCCAGGGTACGAGCCCGCCCTGGCGGCCCATTTCTGTCTTCGACGACGGCCGCCGCGTCCATGTGGTCTTCCCGCCCGGCATTGCCCAGGGCGAGATGCCGCCGCTCTTCGTCCTCGGCCCGGATGGAGCGCCCGAGATCGCCAACAACCGCGTCCACGGCAATGTGCTGATCGTCGATAGGCTCTTCGGCGTGGCGGAACTGCGCCTCGGCGCCGGCAAGCGCCAGCAGGTGGTGCGGATCCATCGCCTGCAACCGGCTCAGGGGAGAGTGCCGTCATGA